One window of uncultured Desulfovibrio sp. genomic DNA carries:
- a CDS encoding N-acetylneuraminate synthase family protein translates to MKLMEIFDVPTQETHIPVPYVIAEAGVNHEGSMEIARRLVDEAAEGGANAIKFQTYKAGTLASKDSPAYWDTSKEPTSSQYELFKKHDSFWKNEFEALKKYCDAAGIAFMSTPFDVESAHFLNDLMDVFKISSSDITNKPFIRILCDFKKPIILSTGAAHLHEIAEAVEWIEEKGNKLALLHCVLNYPTADENAALGMIPALKRHFPQHVIGYSDHTLPNDMHILETATLLGARILEKHFSHDKTLPGNDHYHAMDKEDLKHFYKRLNATLTSVGGMELRALPEEEPARQHARRSLVTARAVPAGQPLTAADLTWKRPAHGISPRNYDEVLGMRARRDLPEDTVLSWADLDRA, encoded by the coding sequence ATGAAACTCATGGAAATATTCGACGTCCCCACTCAGGAAACCCACATTCCCGTTCCCTATGTCATTGCCGAGGCTGGCGTGAACCACGAGGGCAGCATGGAAATTGCCCGCCGTCTGGTTGACGAGGCCGCCGAGGGCGGGGCCAATGCCATCAAGTTCCAGACCTACAAGGCAGGAACCCTGGCCTCCAAGGATTCTCCTGCCTACTGGGACACCTCCAAGGAACCTACTTCCAGCCAGTACGAGCTCTTCAAGAAGCACGATTCTTTCTGGAAGAACGAATTTGAAGCCCTCAAGAAATATTGCGACGCTGCGGGCATTGCCTTCATGTCCACGCCTTTTGACGTGGAGTCGGCGCACTTTCTCAACGACCTCATGGACGTGTTCAAGATTTCCTCGTCCGACATCACCAACAAGCCATTTATCCGCATTCTTTGCGATTTCAAAAAGCCCATTATTCTCTCCACAGGCGCGGCGCATCTGCACGAAATTGCAGAAGCCGTGGAATGGATTGAAGAAAAGGGCAACAAGCTGGCCCTGCTGCACTGCGTGCTCAACTATCCCACTGCGGACGAAAACGCGGCCCTGGGCATGATCCCCGCGCTCAAGCGGCATTTCCCCCAGCATGTCATCGGCTATTCCGACCACACCCTGCCCAACGACATGCATATTCTTGAAACCGCCACCCTGCTGGGCGCGCGTATTCTTGAAAAACATTTTTCGCACGACAAAACTTTGCCCGGCAATGACCACTATCATGCCATGGACAAGGAAGACCTCAAGCATTTCTACAAGCGCCTCAACGCCACGCTGACCAGCGTGGGCGGTATGGAACTGCGTGCTCTGCCGGAAGAAGAACCCGCACGTCAGCATGCCCGCCGCTCTCTGGTGACGGCGCGGGCCGTGCCTGCCGGTCAGCCGCTGACCGCTGCCGATCTTACCTGGAAGCGCCCCGCGCACGGCATCTCCCCTCGTAATTACGACGAGGTGCTCGGTATGCGCGCCCGCCGTGATCTGCCAGAAGATACCGTGCTTT